The Micavibrio sp. TMED2 genome includes a window with the following:
- a CDS encoding SMC-Scp complex subunit ScpB, whose product MSDDNDTVVLDADEAQSALDNAGLRRLVEALLFAATEPVPMGILRERLPAGTDLGAILEDLQTLYQGRGISLERHGDAWAFRTASDLAPILTQQVDQPKKLTRATLETLAIIAYHQPVTRGEIETIRGVAVSRGALDTLLEQGWVKPGRRRESPGRPVTWVTTPAFLDHFDLNNINDLPGIDELKAAGLLDARPAVAALADRWPDQMALEEQADADEDEDEIELDIGAQLDDLSGDDEAGLLAADDEDAVEEENV is encoded by the coding sequence ATGTCAGATGATAACGATACTGTCGTCCTTGATGCTGATGAAGCCCAGAGCGCATTGGACAATGCGGGCCTGCGTCGTCTGGTTGAGGCATTGCTGTTTGCTGCGACCGAGCCGGTACCGATGGGAATTCTGCGTGAGCGTCTGCCCGCCGGGACTGATCTGGGCGCAATCCTTGAAGACCTGCAGACCCTGTATCAGGGGCGTGGCATCAGTCTGGAGCGCCACGGTGATGCCTGGGCGTTCCGTACCGCCTCCGATCTGGCTCCGATCCTGACCCAGCAGGTCGACCAGCCGAAGAAGCTGACCCGGGCAACGCTCGAGACATTGGCGATCATTGCCTATCACCAGCCGGTGACCCGTGGCGAGATTGAAACCATTCGTGGTGTAGCTGTATCGCGCGGTGCCCTTGATACCCTGCTGGAGCAGGGCTGGGTCAAGCCTGGTCGTCGGCGGGAAAGCCCCGGCAGACCGGTGACCTGGGTGACAACACCGGCCTTTCTCGATCACTTTGATCTCAACAATATCAATGATCTACCGGGTATTGATGAACTGAAAGCCGCGGGTCTGCTCGATGCTCGACCCGCCGTTGCTGCATTGGCCGATCGCTGGCCGGATCAGATGGCGCTTGAGGAACAGGCAGACGCTGATGAGGATGAGGACGAAATAGAGCTTGATATCGGCGCCCAGCTTGACGATCTAAGTGGCGACGATGAAGCAGGATTACTGGCAGCGGATGACGAAGACGCTGTGGAAGAAGAAAACGTGTGA